From the genome of Triticum aestivum cultivar Chinese Spring chromosome 3B, IWGSC CS RefSeq v2.1, whole genome shotgun sequence, one region includes:
- the LOC123068966 gene encoding noroxomaritidine synthase, giving the protein MASFWSFLLSYPEVFLAIACFFCLSLFHLVRHCHKSDLPVNWPVLGMLPFLVKNLYHIHDRGTDMLREAGCTFRIIGPWFLNMSFLVTCDPATVNHCFNTNFNNYPKGSEFAEMFDILGDGLLVADSESWEYQRHVAMQIFASRAFRSFSMSTITRKAGTVLLPFLDHMAKHGSQVELEGVFMRFSLDVSYSTVFATDLDCLSVSHPIPAFGQATKEVEEGMLFRHVVPPSLWKLLRMLKVGSEKKMANARVVIDQFIYEEIAKRKAQATKQCQGDVLSMYMNWTMDSSMSEQQKTLFLRDTVVGFIFAGKDLVAVTLTWFFYMMCKHPHVEAKILEEIKALQSTTWPGNLSVFECDTLRPAIYLQAALLETLRLFPATPFEEKEALNDDVLPDGTMVSKGTRIVFSLYAMGRIKGIWGKDCMEFRPERWISKSGRLRHEPSYKFLSFNSGPRSCLGKDLGLSNMKLAAASIIYNFKVELVEGHAVMPESAVILHTRNGMMVRLKRRELAAA; this is encoded by the exons ATGGCCTCCTTCTGGAGTTTCCTTCTGTCCTACCCTGAGGTTTTCCTAGCCATTGCTTGCTTCTTCTGCCTCTCCCTCTTCCACCTTGTCCGACACTGCCACAAGAGTGACCTCCCGGTGAACTGGCCTGTTCTTGGGATGCTTCCCTTCCTCGTGAAGAATCTGTACCACATTCATGACAGGGGCACCGATATGCTCCGAGAGGCGGGATGCACCTTCAGGATCATTGGCCCGTGGTTCCTCAACATGAGCTTCTTGGTGACCTGCGACCCAGCCACTGTCAACCACTGCTTCAACACCAACTTCAACAACTACCCAAAAGGCAGTGAGTTCGCCGAGATGTTTGACATCCTAGGTGATGGCCTCCTTGTGGCAGACTCTGAATCCTGGGAGTACCAGCGCCATGTGGCGATGCAAATCTTTGCAAGCCGTGCCTTCCGGTCCTTCTCCATGTCCACCATCACGAGGAAGGCCGGCACAGTCTTGTTACCCTTCCTTGACCACATGGCTAAGCATGGCTCACAGGTTGAGCTGGAGGGTGTCTTCATGAGGTTCTCACTTGATGTCTCGTACTCCACTGTGTTTGCAACTGACCTTGACTGCTTGTCTGTGTCTCACCCGATCCCTGCGTTTGGCCAAGCCACAAAGGAAGTGGAGGAGGGAATGCTGTTCAGGCATGTCGTTCCACCAAGTTTGTGGAAGCTCTTGAGAATGCTCAAAGTCGGCAGCGAGAAGAAGATGGCGAATGCAAGGGTGGTGATCGACCAATTCATCTACGAGGAAATCGCGAAGCGGAAGGCACAAGCGACCAAGCAATGCCAGGGAGACGTGCTGTCCATGTACATGAACTGGACCATGGATTCCAGCATGAGTGAGCAGCAGAAGACCCTGTTCCTGCGCGACACAGTGGTGGGGTTCATCTTTGCTGGGAAGGACCTTGTTGCTGTCACACTCACGTGGTTCTTCTACATGATGTGCAAGCACCCGCATGTTGAGGCGAAGATCCTCGAAGAGATCAAGGCCCTGCAGAGCACCACATGGCCAGGGAACCTCTCTGTCTTTGAGTGCGACACGCTCCGGCCTGCTATTTACCTGCAAGCTGCACTCCTCGAGACACTCAG GCTCTTCCCAGCGACCCCATTCGAGGAGAAGGAGGCCCTCAACGACGATGTCCTCCCAGATGGTACCATGGTGAGCAAGGGCACAAGGATCGTGTTCTCGCTCTACGCCATGGGGAGGATCAAAGGGATATGGGGCAAGGATTGCATGGAATTCAGACCAGAGCGGTGGATCTCGAAGAGCGGGCGCCTTCGGCACGAGCCAAGCTACAAGTTCCTGTCCTTCAATTCTGGGCCCAGGAgctgccttgggaaggaccttggTCTCAGCAACATGAAACTGGCGGCTGCTTCCATCATATACAACTTCAAGGTCGAGCTGGTGGAAGGCCATGCCGTGATGCCCGAGAGCGCTGTGATACTGCACACACGGAACGGGATGATGGTTCGGCTCAAGAGAAGGGAGCTGGCAGCTGCTTGA